TTTTTTACATCCGTGCAAGCAAGGATAACCGAATTTTCAAGCCATTGGGCGTCATCCTCGTTTGGATAGTCACTGCGGAAATGACCGCCCCTGCTTTCCGTTCTGGTCAATGCGGATTCGGCAATCAGCCACGCCACGATTATGGCATTGATTTTCGTTATTTCTTGTATCGATAATGCCGTTACTTCCATATGCAGCAATTTTTCGATATTAAATGTCTCAAGATAATCCTTCAGTCGAGTTAAACCCTCTTCATTTCGAACGATTCCCGCTTCATTCATTAACTTTTCCTGCAATGTCGTGAGATCAGGTAAAAAGGAAATTTGACTGGAACTCTTGGACTGCTCTTTCTCTTCCGGTATCGACCTTGCCGGGGCTTTAGCTAGGAAACGGCCAAGCGTATTTCCAAAAACCAATCCTTCGAGAAGGGAGTTGCTTGCCAATCGGTTTGCACCATGTACACCAGTGCATGCCACTTCACCAACTGCATACAAAGAGGGTACAGAGGTTTGCCCCGATTCATCCACTTCAATCCCTCCCATTAGAAAATGGTTTCCTGGTGCAACCGGGATTTTTCCCAATTGAAGGTCCAGCCCGCTTTTTTCACACAATGAGCTCACTGTCGGAAAACGATTTTTAAAATCCTTAATCATCGAAATATCCAAAAATACCTTTTCACCACGCTGCAAATAAGAAAAAATCGTCTGTGCAACAATATGCCTTGGTGCTAGATCTTTTAAGCTATGGACATCCTCCATGATCGGCCTTCCCATTTCCGTCACTAATCTCGCACCATCCCCGCGAACCGCTTCTGAAACGAGCCCTTTCGCTTTGCCATTCACAAAAAGCAGGGTCGGATGGAATTGTATGAATTCCATGTCACGAACTTTTGCACCGGCCTTGAATGCAAGTGCGATTCCATCACCTGAAACCGTTTGTGAATTTGAAGTGAAATGGTATAGGGAACCACAGCCGCCTGTAGCCAAAACCGTATGTTCCGCATGATAGGCAACAGGATCCCCTGCCTTATCAAGTGTTTTGACTCCTATGCAAGAATCATCTTGCCCTATGATCAACTCCACTGCAGCAACATTCTCCATCACAGTAATCGATGATTTTTTCAAGCGCCCTATAAGATGTTCCATCATGTACTTTCCTGTAGCATCCCCGTGACTATGAAGGATTCTTCGTTCACTGTGGGCGCCCTCCATGCCAAGCAATAGAGTTCCGTCATCATCATGGTCAAATCGCATACCCGAATCAATAAGTTCAGCTATAACCGAAGGTGCCTCTTCGACGAGCTTTTCCACTGCCTTCACCTTGTTATATCGCTGACCAGCCGCCAGCGTATCTTTTTTATGAAAGGATACTCGGTCACGATCAGATATTGCAGCAGCAATCCCGCCCTGTGCTAAATAAGAATTACCATGACGGATATTTGATTTTGTGATGAGTATCACATGCTTATGTTCACTTGCTTCCAATGCCGTTTTCAAGGCAGCAATCCCGCTGCCTATCACGATGATTTCCGCTTTTACCATTATTTCATTCCTCCTGTTTATGACAGGTGTCTTGACAACTATATTTACATATTATTAAACTATTATCAAGAGTTTTTTAAGATTAAAGGATGGAAGTGATTTCTTGATTTATTTGGATTACGCCGCAACAACTCCGATTGATGAGGAGGCTCTCGACGTATTCAGCCAAGCTTCCCGGAAGTTTTTCGGGAATGCGAGCAGTTTGCATGATATTGGCTCTGAAGCGGCACGTTTATTGGATATGTCACGGCAGCAACTCGCAGAAATGCTGAACATAAAAAAGGAAGGAATCATCTTTACGAGCGGCGGATCAGAAAGCAACATGCTTGCCATCAATACATTCATCGCTTCGAAACCATCCTGGCAGAACCACTTGATTGTAAGCAGAACTGAACATGCATCTCTTGCCAATTTCGTTGAAAAACTTGAACTAGAAGGATTCGAGGTTACTTATTTAAGGCATTTGAAAGATGGCCGGGTTGATATTGAACATCTGCAGGAATGTATGTCGGAGAAAACATGCTTGGTCATTGTCCAGCATGTGAATTCGGAAATCGGGGTCATTCAACCCATTGAACAAATAAGTGAAATCGTTCGAAAACACCAGGCTTTTTTTCATGTGGATTGTGTCCAATCATTTGCTAAATTACCGCTTGGGAAGATAGCTGCCTCATGTGATGGATTATCCGTTTCCAGTCATAAAGTTTATGGTCCAAAAGGGACTGGGGCCGTCATTTTCCCGGACATCCACCGGTTGAAGCCTTCGGTACCGAATATCACTCATGAATATGGTTTCAGACCAGGAACAGTGGACGTACCCGGAATTGCTTCCTTCGTAACCGCTGCCAAGAAATTGGGGGATATCATGGAAGATGAACGGAAACGGATTTCTACACTTAGGATGCAATTGATCCAACGGCTAACGGAAAGGAAAATTGATTTTCAAATCATCGAAGCAAAAAGCGAGCAATTGCCTCACATTCTGGCGCTGACCTTCGCTGGATTGCAAGGACAGTACATCATGCTGGAATTAAACCAGAAAGGATTCGCTGTTTCGACGGGAAGCGCCTGTCAAATCGGTAAACAGGATCCTTCAAAAACGATGATGGCCATTGGGAAAAGCAAAGATGAAGCCCATCAATTCGTCCGCCTTTCATTTGGCAAAAACACGACGGCGGACGACATTCACAAGTTGGCGGAATGCATCGAAGGAATAGCTGCCATTCGATAAAACCCTCCAAACTGTGTTAGAATGTTTGTAATTAAAGAGGTGAATGTTTATGGAAAGAAAGAAATTACTCGGGGAAGAAAGACGGACGAAACTCTTACATTTATTGCAAACAAGCGCGGAGCCTGTAACGGGCAGCGAGCTTTCGCAGATAACGAATGTAAGCCGGCAGGTTATCGTTGGTGACATAACCCTCCTGAAAGCGCGGAATGAACCTATCATTGCCACGAGCCAAGGCTATCTGTACTTACAAACGGGGAGCACGCAAAAGCCGGAAAGGATCATTGCTTGCCAACACGATCCTTCACGGACCCAAGAAGAGCTATATTTACTCGTGGATATCGGCATCACGGTTAAAGATGTCAAAATCGAGCACCCCGTATACGGCGACCTAACCGCTTCCATCATGGTCAGCAGCCGGAAGGAAGTTCAGCAATTCCTTTCAAGGGTGACGGCAACGAACGCATCTTTTTTATCGGAACTGACGAGCGGCATCCATCTCCATACACTGAGCGCAGCATCTGAAGAATTGCTCGACGAAGCGGAGTGTGCTCTAAGGGATGCTGGCATTTTAGTCGATTGAATGAACGCAAAATCCTCAAAAGCCATATCTTTTGAGGATTTTTTTATTGGCCATTATGCTCACTCATCAACGGAATTGCTTTCATTTGAGCTGCCTTCCCCGGAGTTTTCTTCCTCGTTACTTCTCAACTGCCCGATAAGACTAATGACGGAACCCGACCGCCTGAACCCAGCCTCCCGTCGCTTGGATTAATTCAGCATCAGATGGCTTCTCTTCCATATAAGGATATTGATATTTTGTAGTTCCTGCTCCTTACCTTGCTCTTCTTCCTTTTCATCCTTTTCTTGGTCTTTTTCTAGAACACTATTTTTAAGTTCGGCAATTCCGCCTATCGCTTGCATCTAATTCCCAATCGCCTGCAACAAAATTGAATTGATTATCCATCTCTGCTGACCACCACCCTCTCTCTGCATTTTTGATAAAAAAGGTGCTTCCACTGATTTAGTCATCAACGTATGTATTACTGTTCCTATTTCCACAGGCGGACTAACGGGATTTACTTATTGTATTTGCTTTCATCACGATCGGTGTTTGTTTTCCATCCAGAATCATAGGCTCTTTTTATCATGAAAAACTTTAAAGTCATCTTCCTCAAAATCAAATAATGAATAGCATTTCTTCCTGCCTATTGCTATATATTGAATTATAAATCTTAACGAACACAAAAAATGCCCCGGAAATACTCCCGGGGCACCCTTCTTATTCATTGTAAAAACTCAGCTGAGGTTATACCATTTATCATTCATCGTTGCGGTACACCAGTTCGGACTTTAAAGCATGAATAGCTTCCCATGATCGAAACCGTACATCCTAAGGCCTCGAGCTCAGAGATCGCTCCTGGAATGAGGACATCATCAAGAGACATTTCGATGTCGATGATGAAGAAGTAATTGCCCAATCCTGTTTTCATTGGTCTCGATTCAATCTTGGAAAGGTTCAATTTCCTCCAGGAAAAAGCGGAAAGGACTTGGTGCAGCTGTCCTGAGTGGTCAGCAGGCAGCTGAATCATCAAGGTCGTTTTCTTGTCCCCTTCAACGGTCAAATGCCCTTCAAAGTCGACTTCACTGTTGGATACGACGATAAACTTGGTGTGATTATGTTCGTAATCGTGAATATTTTGTTTTACAATCGTCAAACCGTACTCTTCCGCAGCCATATCATTTGCAATCGCAGCAATATTGATATCCGGATTCTCCATCACCATCTTCGCAGCGGCTGCAGTGGATGTGACATACTCATATGGAATGCCCCTTAGCTCATTATGTAGAAATTTGCGGCATTGAGCAATGGCATGGGAATGCGAATAAACCATGTCAGGTTTGAAACCAGGATATGCATGATCTGGATGCACCATATAATGCTGTTGGATTGGAATAGTCACTTCGCCTTTCATCGGTAATGTGACTTCATGGACTAAGTAATCCATCGTTATATTTACCGAACCCTCCAAAGCATTCTCGATCGGCACGAGCGCGTGATTCACTTCCCCGTCCCGAACAGCATCAAGGCAGTCCGGAATCGTGTTCATCGGTATTTTTATATCATTAGGAAATAGTCGCGATACAGCTAAATCCGTGAATGTTGCTTTTGGTCCAAGAAATGCAATTTTTGATGTCATATTATAAACTCCTTCTCACGGAAAATCTACTGTTTATGTTATGCCATTTTCTGATTTTTTACAATACTTAATCGTTAATTTCCTCTTACAAATGAAAACAGCCTGTACATCTGAAATGTACAGGCTGTTTTCATGCGCCGTTACCAATGATTTCGACTTTTTCGACGAACTCCATTTTACGCAGTTTAGTAAGCAGATCATCAATATCCATCGTCATCCCGCCCGTATTAAGGGATAGGGTGACATTTGCACGTCCCTGCAAAGGAATCGTTTGGTGGATGGTCATGATGTTGCAACCGGATGAGGCGACGAGCCGTAAGAGCTCCGATAGAGTACCAGAACGATCTTCGAGATAGAAGAACAGTGTAATCAGCTTTTCCTTAACAACTGTATGAAACGGAAAAACCGTGTCACGGTATTTGTAAAATGCACTCCTGCTTAGGTCCACTCGCTTTACCGCTTCCCAAACTGATTCTGCTTTTCCCCGTTCAATCATTTCTTTTGCATCCAGCGTTTTTTTCATCGCTTCGGGAAGGACATCCTCTCGAACGAGGAAAAACTTCTGATCGGCCTTATTCAAACTTCGCACGCCTCCTTTTGCCTGCCATCATGGTTTACAATCAATCAACAAATTCAAATTCATATTCAAGGATACGGACGATATCGCCATTTGTCGCACCTTTTTGGCGAAGGCCTTCGTCGACTCCGAATGATCGAAGCTGTCTGGCGAAACGACGCACGGACTCATCACGGGTGAAGTCAGTCATTTTGAATAGACGCTCGATCTTGAATCCTGATACGGCAAAACTGCCATCGGGTTCGCGTTCAATGTTAAATTCATCAGACTGTGATGTATGTTTATATAGAACCCGGTGGATTCCAGTATTCTCTTCTTCATGTTCAAGAGGGAACTCAGGCGTCTCTTCGATTTTATCGGCAATTGCATAAAGAAGCTCACGGATCCCTTCACGCGTCACGGCAGAAATCGGGAAGACAGGATAGTCTTCTTCCAGCTTTTCTTTGAATGCCGCTAAGTTATCTTCTGAGTCCGGCATATCCATTTTGCTTGCTACAATGATTTGCGGACGTTCAGTCAAGCGCAGGTTATACTCTTCCAACTCTTTATTGATTGTTTGATAGTCTTCATATGGATCACGGCCTTCAAGACCCGACATATCGATTACATGAACGATTACCCTTGTTCTTTCAATATGGCGCAGGAATTGATGTCCAAGTCCCACACCTTCTGAAGCGCCTTCGATCAGACCAGGTAAATCGGCCATGACAAAGCTACGGTGATCTTCCGTTTCCACCATTCCCAGGTTCGGTACGATCGTCGTAAAGTGGTATTCGGCAATTTTAGGCCTTGCTGCTGATACGACAGACAGCAACGTGGATTTCCCTACACTTGGGAAACCAACCAAACCGACATCAGCCAATAGTTTCAATTCCATGACTATATCGCGTTCTTGGCCCGGTTCGCCGTTCTCAGCGATTTCAGGTGCAGGATTGGCAGGTGTAGCAAAGCGGGAATTTCCCCGGCCTCCGCGGCCACCCTTGGCGATAATGGCGCGTTGCCCGTGCTCAACTAAATCAGCAATGACTTCCTTCGTTTTATCATCAATGACAACCGTGCCTGGTGGAACCTTGATGACCATATCCTTTGCAGCCGCACCATGCATGTTTTTGGACATGCCATGTTCTCCGCGAGGTGCCTTAAAGTGACGTTGATAACGGAAATCCATTAATGTACGCAAGCCTTCTTCCACTTCAAAAACGACATTGGCCCCATTACCGCCATCTCCGCCAGCAGGTCCGCCTTTAGGTATGAATTTCTCACGACGATAAGCAACTATCCCGTTACCACCGTCTCCGCCTTTTACATAGACTTTCGTTTGATCGACAAACATGCTATCACTTCCTTGTTTTCTGCAAGTCATTTCTTGCTGTATACTTCTCTAAAAGTTAATATCCATCTTAAAAAATATTTCATCCTCATTACATTCAAGAATTTCAATTGATTGCTCGGCCGTCAATGAACTTTCCAAAAACTCGATCACTGGGGATTGATCAATGAACCTGCCTTGCATATGAAATGAACAGTGCATATCGCTCACTTCTTTTTTACACATGGAAACAGCCAGTATATTTTCAAAAAACGGATCCAGATTCTTATCCAGAATTTTAAAGAAATCGTTTGTCCAGCGATACATCAGCCCGTCCATCTCAGTTGAGCCTTCAAAAACATCAATGATTTCATATTCGCAATAAAAGGATCCATTATTCCAATTCGACGTCAACAGCATCTCGGTGAATTTAGGTAAATTCAAACTGGAAAGGCGTGCTTCATTCTGGGTTTCAACAATGATTTCATCAATGATGCCCTTGACACGATCGATTCTGTTCAACTCCAGATTCCCTTTGATGATTTGAATTTTATTCAGCCAGTCATGCCTGGTTTGACGCAGAGTTTCAATAGTCGTCCAATTTTTATCCATTATTAACACCTTCAATTATGATAAAGAAACTTTTTTCGGCTCTATCATGTTGAATACTTCCATTTGTACAGTATATCAAAAAAACAACAAACAGGAAATGAAGCTTGATTCACATGCCTTCACATGAAAGCCCCCGTCCAAAAAATACAGCCGCACACCCTGAGTTCTTTGGACGATGGTAGAGCCATTTGAACTAAAAAAGAGAATGGGCCTTATTTATGCACCAATTGGAGATATTATAGTTGAATTGGAGTGTCTATTTGGTTTAACCAAATCGGATGGATGAGTATTCTTGGATTTCCCCCCTGAAAGTTTAAGAAAGCCCGCCTATTGGCGAGCCATTTGTAAGTCAGAGGTTGTTTTCCTTATACTAATGACTAAAGTCTCCTGCAAAATGCTGGTTCGTTCCTATAGTATAAATAAAGGGCCGGACCCCTTCATCACTATATAACATACCATTATTAAAAATGACGCGGTATATAGTGTCTTGTAGAAGGAATCAGACCCTTTTGAGTCAGCCTCTGTTCAAAGATGCCAATTATGCTTCTTGTGCAACTGGATATACGCTTACTTTTTTACGGTCACGTCCGAAACGTTCGAATTTAACAACACCGTCTACTTTAGCGTATAGAGTATCGTCTCCACCACGGCCTACGTTCTCACCAGGATAGATTTTCGTTCCGCGTTGACGGTAAAGGATAGAACCACCAGATACGAATTGACCATCTGCACGTTTAGCGCCAAGACGCTTAGATTGAGAGTCACGTCCGTTCTTTGTAGAACCTACTCCTTTTTTCGAAGCGAAGAACTGAAGATTTAATCTTAACATTTGTTCCACCTCCTATTGGTTGAGGATAATTTTCATGTATTTACCATAATCACGTTCGATGGTTTGCAGCGATATGAGCATGCCGTTCAAAAGCAGCTGAACCTTCCCTTCCGATTCCGGCGAAAGATTCCCCGGAATGACGCAGCGAAGATAGCCGCCTTCTCTCCCTTGCTCAATCTCAGGCTCTACGTCCGTTAAGGACATGATTGCATTGACTGCCCCGAAGGAAACAGCCGATACACCTGCACAAACGATATCAGAACCTTTTTTAGCAAAATTAGCATGTCCGCTTAAGGTGAACGAAGCAATCCGTTCCTGCGGAGCATCAAATACAACTTTAATCATCTAGAATCAGCCCTTACGCGTTGATTGCTTCGATAACAACTTTTGTGTATGGTTGACGATGACCTTGTTTTTTACGATTGTTCTTTTTCGCTTTGTATTTGAAAACAGTGATTTTCTTTTGCTTACCTTGTTTTTCGACAGTACCTGTTACAGTAGCGCCTTCAACTAGTGGAGCACCGACTTTCACGTCTTCGCCACCTACGAATAAAACTTTGTCAAATGTAACAGTTTCGCCTGCTTCTGCGTTTAATTTTTCAATGTAAACCGCTTCGCCAGCTGCTACTTTAATTTGTTTACCGCCAGTTTCGATAATTGCGTACATACTTGCACCTCCTTAAATGTCTCAGACTCGCCAATCACAGGCGTTTTACCAGAAAGGCAAAAGCTTAAAACCTGTTGTTGAGCGGTTGTAGCACGGGTGCTACAAACATAACATTAAAATCCTAACATGAAACAGGAAGGGCTGTCAATAT
The DNA window shown above is from Peribacillus sp. FSL P2-0133 and carries:
- the nadB gene encoding L-aspartate oxidase produces the protein MVKAEIIVIGSGIAALKTALEASEHKHVILITKSNIRHGNSYLAQGGIAAAISDRDRVSFHKKDTLAAGQRYNKVKAVEKLVEEAPSVIAELIDSGMRFDHDDDGTLLLGMEGAHSERRILHSHGDATGKYMMEHLIGRLKKSSITVMENVAAVELIIGQDDSCIGVKTLDKAGDPVAYHAEHTVLATGGCGSLYHFTSNSQTVSGDGIALAFKAGAKVRDMEFIQFHPTLLFVNGKAKGLVSEAVRGDGARLVTEMGRPIMEDVHSLKDLAPRHIVAQTIFSYLQRGEKVFLDISMIKDFKNRFPTVSSLCEKSGLDLQLGKIPVAPGNHFLMGGIEVDESGQTSVPSLYAVGEVACTGVHGANRLASNSLLEGLVFGNTLGRFLAKAPARSIPEEKEQSKSSSQISFLPDLTTLQEKLMNEAGIVRNEEGLTRLKDYLETFNIEKLLHMEVTALSIQEITKINAIIVAWLIAESALTRTESRGGHFRSDYPNEDDAQWLENSVILACTDVKNRVKGRRLYEYIEA
- a CDS encoding IscS subfamily cysteine desulfurase, which codes for MIYLDYAATTPIDEEALDVFSQASRKFFGNASSLHDIGSEAARLLDMSRQQLAEMLNIKKEGIIFTSGGSESNMLAINTFIASKPSWQNHLIVSRTEHASLANFVEKLELEGFEVTYLRHLKDGRVDIEHLQECMSEKTCLVIVQHVNSEIGVIQPIEQISEIVRKHQAFFHVDCVQSFAKLPLGKIAASCDGLSVSSHKVYGPKGTGAVIFPDIHRLKPSVPNITHEYGFRPGTVDVPGIASFVTAAKKLGDIMEDERKRISTLRMQLIQRLTERKIDFQIIEAKSEQLPHILALTFAGLQGQYIMLELNQKGFAVSTGSACQIGKQDPSKTMMAIGKSKDEAHQFVRLSFGKNTTADDIHKLAECIEGIAAIR
- a CDS encoding transcription repressor NadR encodes the protein MERKKLLGEERRTKLLHLLQTSAEPVTGSELSQITNVSRQVIVGDITLLKARNEPIIATSQGYLYLQTGSTQKPERIIACQHDPSRTQEELYLLVDIGITVKDVKIEHPVYGDLTASIMVSSRKEVQQFLSRVTATNASFLSELTSGIHLHTLSAASEELLDEAECALRDAGILVD
- the pheA gene encoding prephenate dehydratase produces the protein MTSKIAFLGPKATFTDLAVSRLFPNDIKIPMNTIPDCLDAVRDGEVNHALVPIENALEGSVNITMDYLVHEVTLPMKGEVTIPIQQHYMVHPDHAYPGFKPDMVYSHSHAIAQCRKFLHNELRGIPYEYVTSTAAAAKMVMENPDINIAAIANDMAAEEYGLTIVKQNIHDYEHNHTKFIVVSNSEVDFEGHLTVEGDKKTTLMIQLPADHSGQLHQVLSAFSWRKLNLSKIESRPMKTGLGNYFFIIDIEMSLDDVLIPGAISELEALGCTVSIMGSYSCFKVRTGVPQR
- a CDS encoding ACT domain-containing protein; protein product: MNKADQKFFLVREDVLPEAMKKTLDAKEMIERGKAESVWEAVKRVDLSRSAFYKYRDTVFPFHTVVKEKLITLFFYLEDRSGTLSELLRLVASSGCNIMTIHQTIPLQGRANVTLSLNTGGMTMDIDDLLTKLRKMEFVEKVEIIGNGA
- the obgE gene encoding GTPase ObgE produces the protein MFVDQTKVYVKGGDGGNGIVAYRREKFIPKGGPAGGDGGNGANVVFEVEEGLRTLMDFRYQRHFKAPRGEHGMSKNMHGAAAKDMVIKVPPGTVVIDDKTKEVIADLVEHGQRAIIAKGGRGGRGNSRFATPANPAPEIAENGEPGQERDIVMELKLLADVGLVGFPSVGKSTLLSVVSAARPKIAEYHFTTIVPNLGMVETEDHRSFVMADLPGLIEGASEGVGLGHQFLRHIERTRVIVHVIDMSGLEGRDPYEDYQTINKELEEYNLRLTERPQIIVASKMDMPDSEDNLAAFKEKLEEDYPVFPISAVTREGIRELLYAIADKIEETPEFPLEHEEENTGIHRVLYKHTSQSDEFNIEREPDGSFAVSGFKIERLFKMTDFTRDESVRRFARQLRSFGVDEGLRQKGATNGDIVRILEYEFEFVD
- a CDS encoding Spo0B domain-containing protein — encoded protein: MDKNWTTIETLRQTRHDWLNKIQIIKGNLELNRIDRVKGIIDEIIVETQNEARLSSLNLPKFTEMLLTSNWNNGSFYCEYEIIDVFEGSTEMDGLMYRWTNDFFKILDKNLDPFFENILAVSMCKKEVSDMHCSFHMQGRFIDQSPVIEFLESSLTAEQSIEILECNEDEIFFKMDINF
- the rpmA gene encoding 50S ribosomal protein L27, translated to MLRLNLQFFASKKGVGSTKNGRDSQSKRLGAKRADGQFVSGGSILYRQRGTKIYPGENVGRGGDDTLYAKVDGVVKFERFGRDRKKVSVYPVAQEA
- a CDS encoding ribosomal-processing cysteine protease Prp; the encoded protein is MIKVVFDAPQERIASFTLSGHANFAKKGSDIVCAGVSAVSFGAVNAIMSLTDVEPEIEQGREGGYLRCVIPGNLSPESEGKVQLLLNGMLISLQTIERDYGKYMKIILNQ
- the rplU gene encoding 50S ribosomal protein L21, translated to MYAIIETGGKQIKVAAGEAVYIEKLNAEAGETVTFDKVLFVGGEDVKVGAPLVEGATVTGTVEKQGKQKKITVFKYKAKKNNRKKQGHRQPYTKVVIEAINA